In Streptomyces sp. 840.1, one DNA window encodes the following:
- the rpsR gene encoding 30S ribosomal protein S18, producing MAKPPVRKPKKKVCAFCKDKTQYVDYKDTNMLRKFISDRGKIRARRVTGNCTQHQRDVATAVKNSREMALLPYTSTAR from the coding sequence ATGGCGAAGCCGCCTGTGCGCAAGCCTAAGAAGAAGGTCTGCGCGTTCTGCAAGGACAAGACCCAGTACGTGGACTACAAGGACACGAACATGCTGCGGAAGTTCATTTCCGACCGTGGCAAGATCCGTGCCCGCCGCGTCACCGGCAACTGCACGCAGCATCAGCGTGACGTCGCCACGGCTGTCAAGAACAGCCGTGAGATGGCGCTGCTGCCCTACACGTCCACCGCGCGATAA
- a CDS encoding single-stranded DNA-binding protein codes for MAGETVITVVGNLVDDPELRFTPSGAAVAKFRVASTPRIFDRQTNEWKDGEGLFLTCSVWRQAAENVAESLTRGMRVVVQGRLKQRSYEDREGVKRTVYELDVEEVGPSLKSATAKVTKTTGRGGQGGQGQGGYGGGQQGGGNWGGGPGAGGQQGGGGAPADDPWATSAPAGGQQGGGQQGGGGGWGGSSGGSGGSGSSGGGYSDEPPF; via the coding sequence ATGGCAGGCGAGACCGTCATCACGGTCGTCGGCAATCTCGTCGACGACCCCGAGCTGCGCTTCACCCCGTCCGGTGCGGCGGTCGCGAAGTTCCGCGTCGCGTCCACTCCCCGCATCTTCGACCGGCAGACCAATGAGTGGAAGGACGGCGAAGGCCTGTTCCTCACCTGCTCGGTCTGGCGGCAGGCGGCGGAGAACGTCGCCGAGTCGCTCACGCGAGGCATGCGCGTTGTCGTGCAGGGCCGGCTGAAGCAGCGGTCGTACGAAGACCGCGAGGGCGTCAAGCGCACGGTCTACGAGCTGGACGTCGAGGAAGTCGGCCCCAGTCTCAAGAGCGCCACCGCCAAGGTCACCAAGACCACCGGTCGCGGTGGCCAGGGCGGCCAGGGCCAGGGTGGATACGGCGGCGGTCAGCAGGGTGGCGGTAACTGGGGCGGCGGTCCCGGTGCTGGTGGCCAGCAGGGCGGTGGCGGTGCTCCCGCCGACGACCCGTGGGCCACGAGCGCGCCGGCCGGCGGCCAGCAGGGCGGGGGCCAGCAGGGCGGCGGAGGCGGCTGGGGCGGAAGCTCCGGCGGTTCCGGCGGTTCTGGTTCATCTGGCGGCGGCTACTCGGACGAGCCGCCCTTCTAG
- the rpsF gene encoding 30S ribosomal protein S6 produces MRHYEVMVILDPDLEERAVSPLIENFLSVVREGEGKVEKVDTWGRRRLAYEIKKKPEGIYSVIDLQAEPAVVKELDRQMNLNESVLRTKVLRPEIH; encoded by the coding sequence ATGCGTCACTACGAGGTGATGGTCATCCTCGACCCCGATCTCGAGGAGCGAGCAGTCTCCCCGCTGATCGAGAACTTCCTCTCCGTCGTCCGTGAGGGCGAAGGAAAGGTTGAGAAGGTCGACACCTGGGGCCGTCGTCGGCTCGCTTACGAGATCAAGAAGAAGCCCGAGGGCATCTACTCGGTCATCGACCTGCAGGCCGAGCCTGCGGTCGTCAAGGAGCTCGACCGCCAGATGAACCTGAACGAGTCGGTCCTCCGGACCAAGGTCCTCCGTCCCGAGATCCACTGA
- a CDS encoding peptidoglycan bridge formation glycyltransferase FemA/FemB family protein, with product MSLTLRTISREQHLAYIQSLPAASHMQVPAWADVKAEWRSESLGWFKSGGGFDKGEELVGVGLVLYRQLPKIKRYLAYLPEGPVINWYAPNLADWLQPMLTHLKQQGAFSVKMGPPVVIRRWDAHAIKAGIQDPEVKRLRDVEATHIEPRAFEVADRLRKMGWQQGEDGGAGFGDVQPRYIFQVPLANRSLEDVHKGFNQLWRRNIKKAEKAGVEVVQGSYAELAEWQRLYEITAERDHFRPRPLGYFQRMWTALNNEDPNRMRLYFARHEGENVAAATMLIVGGHVWYSYGASANHKREVRPSNAMQWRMLRDSYAMGATVYDLRGISDSLDETDHLFGLIQFKVGTGGQAAEYLGEWDFPLNKLLHKALDMYMSRR from the coding sequence ATGAGCCTGACCCTGAGGACCATCAGCCGAGAGCAGCATCTGGCATACATCCAGAGTCTGCCCGCGGCGAGTCACATGCAGGTCCCGGCATGGGCGGATGTGAAGGCCGAGTGGCGCTCGGAGAGCCTGGGCTGGTTCAAGAGCGGCGGGGGGTTCGACAAGGGCGAGGAGCTCGTCGGCGTCGGCCTGGTGCTCTACCGGCAGCTGCCCAAGATCAAGCGGTACCTCGCCTACCTGCCCGAGGGCCCGGTCATCAACTGGTACGCCCCGAACCTGGCCGACTGGCTGCAGCCGATGCTGACGCACCTCAAGCAGCAGGGCGCCTTCTCCGTGAAGATGGGTCCGCCGGTCGTCATCCGCCGCTGGGACGCACACGCGATCAAGGCCGGTATCCAGGACCCCGAAGTGAAGCGCCTGCGCGACGTCGAGGCCACCCACATCGAGCCCCGCGCATTCGAAGTCGCGGACCGGCTGCGGAAGATGGGCTGGCAGCAGGGCGAGGACGGCGGTGCCGGCTTCGGTGACGTACAGCCTCGCTACATCTTCCAGGTGCCGCTGGCGAACCGTTCGCTCGAAGACGTCCACAAGGGCTTCAACCAGCTCTGGCGGCGCAACATCAAGAAGGCCGAGAAGGCCGGCGTCGAGGTCGTCCAGGGCAGCTACGCCGAGCTCGCCGAGTGGCAGCGGCTGTACGAGATCACGGCCGAGCGCGATCACTTCCGGCCGCGCCCGCTCGGCTACTTCCAGCGCATGTGGACGGCCCTCAACAACGAGGACCCCAACCGGATGCGGCTGTACTTCGCCCGTCACGAGGGCGAGAACGTCGCGGCCGCGACCATGCTGATCGTCGGCGGTCACGTCTGGTACTCCTACGGTGCCTCCGCCAACCACAAGCGTGAGGTCCGGCCCTCGAACGCGATGCAGTGGCGGATGCTCCGCGACTCGTACGCCATGGGCGCCACCGTCTACGACCTGCGCGGCATCTCCGATTCGCTGGACGAGACCGACCACCTCTTCGGACTGATCCAGTTCAAGGTGGGTACCGGCGGCCAGGCGGCGGAATACCTCGGCGAGTGGGACTTCCCGCTCAACAAGCTGCTGCACAAGGCCCTAGACATGTACATGTCCCGCCGCTGA
- a CDS encoding alanine racemase, with protein MALSLYVDTARWRAHQKSVLDQFPGLVPVCKGNGYGFGHERLADEAIRFGSDTLAVGTTYEAARIKDWFSGDLLVLTPFRRGEEPVPLPDRVIRSVSSVDGVHALVGARVVIECMSSMRRHGVKEEELGQLHAAIEDVRLEGFALHLPLDRTDGSDAVEEVIAWMDRLRAARLPLHTMFVSHLRAEELGRLQQQFPQTRFRARIGTRLWLGDHEATEYRGAVLDVTRVVKGDRFGYRQQKAASDGWLVVVAGGTSHGVGLEAPKALHGVMPRAKGVARAGLATVNRNLSPFVWSGKQRWFAEPPHMQVSILFVPSDAEEPRVGDELVAHLRHTTTQFDRLVDR; from the coding sequence ATGGCGCTCTCCCTGTACGTCGACACCGCGCGCTGGCGGGCGCACCAGAAATCCGTGCTCGATCAGTTCCCCGGGCTCGTACCGGTCTGCAAGGGCAACGGGTACGGCTTCGGTCACGAACGGCTGGCCGACGAGGCGATCCGTTTCGGCTCCGACACGCTCGCGGTCGGCACCACCTACGAAGCGGCCCGGATCAAGGACTGGTTCAGCGGCGATCTGCTGGTGCTCACGCCGTTCCGGCGGGGTGAGGAGCCGGTACCGCTGCCCGACCGGGTCATCCGTTCCGTCTCGTCCGTGGACGGGGTGCACGCCCTGGTGGGCGCCCGGGTCGTCATCGAGTGCATGAGCTCGATGCGGCGGCACGGCGTCAAGGAGGAGGAGCTCGGGCAGCTGCACGCCGCCATCGAGGACGTACGGCTCGAAGGCTTCGCCCTGCACCTGCCGCTGGACCGCACGGACGGCTCCGACGCCGTCGAGGAGGTCATCGCCTGGATGGACCGCCTCCGGGCGGCCCGGCTGCCGCTGCACACGATGTTCGTCAGCCACCTGCGCGCCGAGGAACTGGGCCGGCTCCAGCAGCAGTTCCCGCAGACCCGCTTCCGCGCCCGCATCGGGACCCGGCTCTGGCTCGGCGACCACGAGGCGACGGAGTACCGGGGCGCGGTGCTCGACGTCACACGCGTCGTCAAGGGCGACCGGTTCGGCTACCGGCAGCAGAAGGCCGCGTCCGACGGCTGGCTGGTGGTCGTCGCGGGCGGTACGTCGCACGGGGTGGGCCTGGAGGCCCCGAAGGCGCTGCACGGCGTGATGCCGCGCGCCAAGGGCGTCGCCCGCGCCGGCCTGGCCACCGTAAACCGCAACCTGTCGCCGTTCGTCTGGTCCGGCAAGCAGCGCTGGTTCGCGGAGCCGCCGCACATGCAGGTGTCGATCCTGTTCGTGCCCTCGGACGCCGAGGAGCCGAGGGTCGGCGACGAGCTGGTGGCCCACCTGCGCCACACCACCACGCAGTTCGACCGCCTCGTCGACCGCTGA
- a CDS encoding glycosyltransferase family 87 protein, which translates to MPSAEDTSVQQERPVVRPTREDEIAAAGSELIGGRSGRWSRLGTTALTPVGAVALVALGMFALGMVQKLPCYNWAWFQGAGSQYTHACYSDIPHLYAGRGFSDGLVPYFDRLPGDMQYLEYPVLTGVFMQIAAWLTPGGSIQHQEQVYWLVNAGMLMICTAIIAVCVARTHRRRPWDGLLVALAPAFALTATINWDLLAVALTAAAMLMWSRSRPLAFGILVGLATAAKLYPVLLLGPAFVLCWRAGKWRAFWVATLGAAASWLVVNLPVMLFAPDGWKKFYTFSEERSIDFGSFWLIITQRTGESIDVSTVNTVSTLATVALCAAIGALTLTAPRRPRFAQLAFLVVAVFILVNKVYSPQYVLWLIPLAALARPRWRDFLIWQACEVMYFLGIWMYLAYTTSGDKHQGLPTEGYQLAIALHLLGTLYLCAVVVRDILMPERDGVRNDGSDDPSGGVLDGAPDAFVLGRTAAYPPRHAALTVQGPRVEWGTGGTPAAD; encoded by the coding sequence ATGCCAAGTGCAGAGGACACGAGCGTGCAGCAGGAACGGCCCGTCGTACGGCCCACGCGTGAGGACGAGATCGCCGCGGCGGGCAGCGAGCTGATCGGCGGGAGGTCGGGCCGCTGGTCGCGGCTCGGCACCACCGCACTCACCCCCGTGGGTGCGGTCGCGCTGGTCGCACTGGGGATGTTCGCGCTCGGCATGGTGCAGAAGCTGCCCTGCTACAACTGGGCCTGGTTCCAGGGCGCCGGCTCCCAGTACACCCACGCCTGTTACTCCGACATTCCGCATCTCTACGCCGGGCGCGGCTTCTCCGACGGTCTGGTGCCCTACTTCGACCGGCTGCCCGGCGACATGCAGTACCTGGAGTACCCGGTCCTTACCGGGGTGTTCATGCAGATCGCGGCCTGGCTGACCCCGGGTGGTTCGATCCAGCACCAGGAGCAGGTCTACTGGCTGGTCAACGCGGGCATGCTGATGATCTGCACCGCGATCATCGCCGTCTGTGTCGCGCGCACGCACCGGCGCCGTCCCTGGGACGGCCTCCTGGTCGCCCTCGCCCCCGCCTTCGCCCTCACCGCCACGATCAACTGGGACCTGCTGGCCGTCGCCCTCACGGCCGCGGCGATGCTCATGTGGTCCCGTAGCCGGCCGCTGGCGTTCGGCATCCTGGTCGGGCTGGCAACGGCCGCCAAGCTCTATCCCGTGCTGCTGCTGGGGCCGGCCTTCGTGCTGTGCTGGCGGGCCGGGAAGTGGCGGGCGTTCTGGGTGGCTACGCTCGGCGCCGCGGCCTCCTGGCTGGTCGTCAACCTGCCGGTGATGCTGTTCGCTCCCGACGGGTGGAAGAAGTTCTACACCTTCAGCGAGGAACGCTCGATCGACTTCGGCTCCTTCTGGCTGATCATCACTCAGCGCACCGGTGAATCGATCGACGTCAGCACGGTCAACACCGTCTCGACGCTGGCGACGGTCGCGCTGTGCGCCGCGATCGGCGCGCTGACGCTGACGGCGCCGCGCAGGCCTCGGTTCGCACAGCTCGCGTTCCTCGTCGTCGCGGTGTTCATCCTCGTCAACAAGGTCTACTCACCGCAGTACGTGCTCTGGCTGATCCCCCTCGCCGCGCTGGCCCGGCCGCGCTGGCGGGACTTCCTGATCTGGCAGGCGTGCGAGGTCATGTACTTCCTGGGGATCTGGATGTACCTCGCCTACACGACGAGCGGCGACAAGCACCAGGGCCTGCCGACGGAGGGCTACCAGCTCGCCATCGCCCTGCACCTGCTGGGCACGCTGTACCTCTGCGCGGTGGTCGTGCGGGACATCCTGATGCCGGAGCGGGACGGGGTACGGAACGACGGGTCGGACGATCCGTCGGGCGGGGTGCTCGACGGGGCGCCGGACGCCTTCGTGCTGGGCCGCACGGCCGCGTATCCGCCGCGCCATGCCGCACTCACGGTCCAGGGGCCACGCGTGGAGTGGGGCACCGGGGGCACGCCGGCCGCCGACTGA
- a CDS encoding transglycosylase domain-containing protein — protein MSEHRRKTPQPQGGGRAATRRATQQSSGRRAEPSRSVTAESPSDAHDGDTPYGGRAAARRAAQRGSGGRGGSDGGGRRRGGGDDGAEGPGRGRGRGSQRPAKKRFIDYPRAGKRGVRRWMPSWKLVSGLCIGFVGLLLGVASIAYAMVTMPKVNDAAKAENNVYYWSDNTQMVATGGAANRQVIAYEQIPEAMRNAVISAENKSFEHDKGIDPMGIGRAVWNMAKGGQTQGGSTITQQYVKNSRLSQEQTLSRKVEELFITLKVGEQGNKKEVMAGYLNVSYYGRGASGIQAAARTYYGKDATDLDPSECAFLATLLKGASYYDPAGAPDVDAEQATPAKNLDRAKKRWRWILDEEFKDGRLSKADHDKYQKFPMPKPLKKDAQLGGQTGYMVELARKYFLANNDQGVTPEMLNQGGYEIHTTFDREKVGQLNKAVKRVYDKNIDPKKRPDKDTHVQFGGGSVDPETGAIKAIYGGKDATQHYTNNANPTGAAVGSTFKPFVLAAAMEYGKRDPKLGPDQDDSEREKVSPLSIYNGNNRLKIKKYNGDIWTNEKGEEWLQTNDGNHSEGNVTLRKAMEVSANSPYVQLGMDVGTDKVKKAAMAAGLKDDDQMANSNVPSFSIGTSSPSVIRMAGAYATFAASGQQREPFSVTQVKKLGKVIYQHETVTKRAFDNVVADNVTDVLKNVVEKGTGTPAKIPGRDVAGKTGTTDDNLSAWFVGYTPQLSTAISMYRLDDNEKHKGRKFEKMYGTGGEEKIHGASFPAQIWHDYMAEAMKGQKVVDFPKAEPIGEKVYGGGASSPKPTPSYTPPPSPSTTPSDTPPPSPSSTPSTTPDPTESCGTWDWNCQNDNGGTSDGGETGGTDPTTTGGDNGGTPGTSDGTTAGNGDPGGTSPPPDGGNGDIFGGPPG, from the coding sequence ATGAGCGAGCACCGTCGCAAAACGCCGCAGCCGCAAGGTGGCGGGCGTGCAGCGACCAGACGAGCCACCCAGCAGTCCTCAGGACGCCGCGCGGAACCGTCACGCAGCGTCACTGCGGAGTCACCTTCCGATGCGCACGACGGGGACACCCCGTACGGCGGACGTGCCGCCGCGAGACGGGCCGCCCAGCGCGGCTCCGGCGGGCGCGGTGGTTCCGACGGCGGAGGGCGGCGCCGGGGCGGTGGCGACGACGGGGCCGAGGGCCCCGGCAGGGGCCGAGGGCGCGGGAGCCAGCGCCCGGCCAAGAAGCGCTTCATCGACTACCCGCGCGCGGGTAAGCGCGGTGTGCGTCGCTGGATGCCGTCGTGGAAGCTCGTCTCCGGCCTGTGCATCGGATTCGTGGGCCTTCTGCTGGGCGTTGCCAGCATCGCGTACGCGATGGTGACGATGCCCAAGGTGAACGATGCCGCGAAGGCGGAGAACAACGTCTACTACTGGTCGGACAACACGCAGATGGTCGCGACCGGTGGTGCGGCCAACCGCCAGGTCATCGCCTACGAGCAGATTCCCGAGGCGATGCGCAACGCCGTCATCTCGGCGGAGAACAAGTCCTTCGAGCACGACAAGGGCATCGACCCGATGGGTATCGGCCGGGCCGTGTGGAACATGGCCAAGGGCGGCCAGACGCAGGGTGGCTCGACCATCACGCAGCAGTACGTGAAGAACTCGCGGCTCTCCCAGGAACAGACCCTGAGCCGGAAGGTCGAGGAGCTCTTCATCACGCTGAAGGTCGGCGAGCAGGGGAACAAGAAGGAGGTCATGGCCGGGTACCTCAACGTCTCGTACTACGGGCGTGGCGCTTCGGGTATCCAGGCGGCGGCCCGTACGTACTACGGCAAGGACGCCACGGACCTGGACCCGAGCGAGTGCGCCTTCCTCGCGACCCTGCTCAAGGGCGCCAGCTACTACGACCCGGCAGGTGCTCCGGACGTCGACGCGGAGCAGGCGACGCCGGCGAAGAACCTGGACCGGGCGAAGAAGCGCTGGCGGTGGATCCTCGACGAGGAGTTCAAGGACGGCCGGCTGTCGAAGGCCGATCACGACAAGTACCAGAAGTTCCCGATGCCCAAGCCGCTGAAGAAGGACGCCCAGCTGGGCGGCCAGACCGGCTACATGGTCGAGCTCGCCAGGAAGTACTTCCTGGCCAATAACGACCAAGGCGTCACCCCCGAAATGCTCAACCAGGGCGGCTACGAGATCCACACGACCTTCGACAGGGAGAAGGTCGGGCAGCTGAACAAGGCGGTCAAGCGGGTCTACGACAAGAACATCGACCCCAAGAAGCGCCCGGACAAGGACACGCACGTCCAGTTCGGTGGTGGGTCCGTCGATCCGGAGACCGGCGCCATCAAGGCGATCTACGGCGGCAAGGACGCGACCCAGCACTACACCAACAACGCCAACCCGACCGGCGCCGCGGTGGGTTCGACCTTCAAGCCCTTCGTGCTGGCGGCCGCGATGGAGTACGGCAAACGGGACCCCAAGCTCGGCCCGGACCAGGACGACTCGGAGCGCGAGAAGGTCTCGCCGTTGAGCATCTACAACGGCAACAACAGGCTGAAGATCAAGAAGTACAACGGCGACATCTGGACCAATGAGAAGGGCGAGGAGTGGCTGCAGACCAACGACGGCAACCACTCCGAGGGCAACGTCACCCTTCGTAAGGCGATGGAGGTGTCCGCCAACTCCCCCTACGTCCAGCTGGGCATGGACGTGGGCACCGACAAGGTCAAGAAGGCGGCCATGGCGGCCGGTCTCAAGGACGACGACCAGATGGCGAACTCGAACGTTCCGTCGTTCTCCATCGGTACGTCCTCGCCGAGCGTGATCCGGATGGCCGGCGCGTACGCCACGTTCGCGGCCAGCGGCCAGCAGCGCGAGCCGTTCTCGGTCACGCAGGTGAAGAAGCTCGGCAAGGTGATCTACCAGCACGAGACGGTCACCAAGCGCGCCTTCGACAATGTCGTCGCCGACAACGTGACCGACGTGCTCAAGAACGTCGTCGAGAAGGGTACGGGTACGCCCGCCAAGATTCCGGGCCGCGATGTGGCGGGCAAGACGGGTACGACGGACGACAACCTCTCCGCCTGGTTCGTCGGCTACACCCCGCAGCTCTCGACGGCGATCAGCATGTACCGGCTGGACGACAACGAGAAGCACAAGGGCCGCAAGTTCGAGAAGATGTACGGCACCGGCGGTGAGGAGAAGATCCACGGTGCCTCGTTCCCGGCCCAGATCTGGCACGACTACATGGCCGAGGCCATGAAGGGCCAGAAGGTCGTGGACTTCCCGAAGGCGGAGCCGATCGGCGAGAAGGTCTACGGAGGCGGCGCGAGCAGCCCCAAGCCGACGCCCAGCTACACACCGCCGCCGAGCCCGTCCACGACCCCGTCCGACACGCCCCCGCCCAGCCCTTCGTCCACGCCGTCGACAACGCCCGACCCGACGGAGAGCTGCGGCACCTGGGACTGGAACTGCCAGAACGACAACGGCGGTACGTCCGACGGCGGGGAGACCGGCGGCACCGATCCCACCACGACCGGCGGGGACAACGGTGGTACGCCCGGCACCTCGGACGGGACGACGGCGGGCAACGGTGATCCCGGCGGGACCAGTCCGCCCCCCGACGGGGGCAACGGCGACATCTTCGGTGGGCCGCCCGGGTAG
- a CDS encoding PadR family transcriptional regulator: MSRRSGILEFAVLGLLRESPMHGYELRKRLNTSLGIFRAFSYGTLYPCLKTLVANGWLIEEPGNAPPDLPTGSGRAAAPSSSLAGRRAKIVYRLTAEGKEHFEELLSQTGPDSWEDEHFAARFAFFGQTEREVRMRVLEGRRSRLEERLEKMSASLARTRERLDDYTLELQRHGMESVEREVRWLNELIESERSGRDQRRSSPEGSAQQNTAGEPDGLPRRGNNPPDPSGDTAK; the protein is encoded by the coding sequence TTGAGCAGACGCTCCGGCATCCTTGAGTTCGCTGTCCTCGGACTGCTCCGCGAGTCCCCGATGCACGGCTACGAGCTGCGTAAACGCCTCAACACATCGCTGGGGATCTTCCGTGCCTTCAGCTACGGGACCCTCTATCCCTGCCTCAAGACGCTGGTCGCCAACGGCTGGTTGATCGAGGAGCCGGGAAACGCTCCACCGGACCTTCCGACCGGCTCCGGCCGGGCGGCGGCGCCTTCCTCTTCTCTGGCAGGGCGCCGCGCCAAGATCGTCTACCGATTGACGGCGGAAGGTAAGGAGCACTTCGAGGAGCTGCTCTCGCAAACCGGCCCCGACTCCTGGGAGGACGAGCACTTCGCTGCTCGTTTCGCCTTCTTCGGACAGACGGAGCGCGAGGTGCGGATGCGGGTGCTGGAAGGCCGTCGCAGCCGGCTGGAGGAGCGTCTCGAGAAGATGAGCGCCTCTCTGGCCCGCACCCGTGAGCGTCTCGACGACTACACACTTGAGCTTCAGCGACACGGCATGGAGTCCGTGGAGCGCGAAGTGCGCTGGCTGAACGAGCTCATCGAGAGCGAGCGGTCGGGACGGGATCAGCGACGATCCTCGCCCGAGGGCTCAGCTCAGCAGAACACCGCAGGAGAGCCGGACGGCCTGCCCCGGCGGGGTAACAACCCGCCGGATCCGTCCGGCGACACCGCCAAGTGA
- a CDS encoding inositol-3-phosphate synthase produces MGSVRVAIVGVGNCAASLVQGVEYYKDADPAGKVPGLMHVQFGEYHVRDVEFVAAFDVDAKKVGLDLSDAIGASENNTIKLCDVPNAGLTVQRGHTHDGLGKYYRETIEESTEAPVDIVQILKDRKVDVLVCYLPVGSEVAAKFYAQCAIDAKVAFVNALPVFIAGTKEWADKFTEAGVPIVGDDIKSQVGATITHRVMAKLFEDRGVVLDRTMQLNVGGNMDFKNMLERERLESKKISKTQAVTSQIRDRELGADNVHIGPSDYVAWLDDRKWAYVRLEGRAFGDVPLNLEYKLEVWDSPNSAGVIIDAVRAAKIAKDRGIGGPILSASSYFMKSPPVQYFDDEARENVEKFIRGDVSN; encoded by the coding sequence ATGGGTTCGGTTCGCGTAGCCATCGTCGGCGTGGGCAACTGCGCCGCCTCGCTGGTCCAGGGCGTCGAGTACTACAAGGACGCCGATCCGGCCGGCAAGGTGCCCGGCCTGATGCACGTCCAGTTCGGCGAATACCACGTACGGGACGTCGAGTTCGTCGCCGCCTTCGACGTCGACGCGAAGAAGGTCGGCCTCGACCTCTCGGACGCCATCGGCGCCAGCGAGAACAACACCATCAAGCTCTGCGACGTGCCGAACGCCGGACTGACCGTCCAGCGCGGCCACACCCACGACGGGCTCGGCAAGTACTACCGCGAGACCATCGAGGAGTCGACCGAGGCCCCGGTCGACATCGTCCAGATCCTCAAGGACCGCAAGGTCGACGTCCTGGTCTGCTACCTGCCCGTCGGCTCCGAGGTCGCTGCGAAGTTCTACGCGCAGTGCGCCATCGACGCCAAGGTCGCGTTCGTCAACGCCCTCCCGGTCTTCATCGCCGGCACCAAGGAGTGGGCGGACAAGTTCACCGAGGCCGGTGTCCCGATCGTCGGCGACGACATCAAGTCGCAGGTCGGCGCCACCATCACGCACCGCGTGATGGCGAAGCTGTTCGAGGACCGGGGCGTCGTCCTGGACCGCACCATGCAGCTGAACGTCGGCGGCAACATGGACTTCAAGAACATGCTCGAGCGTGAGCGCCTCGAGTCCAAGAAGATCTCCAAGACGCAGGCCGTCACCTCGCAGATCCGTGACCGCGAGCTCGGTGCGGACAACGTCCACATCGGCCCGTCGGACTACGTGGCCTGGCTGGACGACCGCAAGTGGGCGTACGTGCGCCTCGAGGGCCGCGCCTTCGGTGACGTTCCGCTGAACCTGGAGTACAAGCTCGAGGTCTGGGACTCCCCGAACTCGGCCGGTGTCATCATCGACGCCGTCCGCGCTGCGAAGATCGCCAAGGACCGCGGCATCGGTGGCCCGATCCTCTCCGCGTCCTCGTACTTCATGAAGTCCCCGCCGGTCCAGTACTTCGACGACGAGGCCCGCGAGAACGTCGAGAAGTTCATCCGGGGCGACGTCTCCAACTGA
- a CDS encoding MFS transporter produces MPVVRDLRVLLRLRNFRRLLAVRVLSQSADGVYQVALATHVVFSPEKQTSAGAIASAMAVLLLPYSLIGPFAGVLLDRWPRRQVFLYGNLLRAGLACCTALLILGSAPDWLFYASALCVTAVNRFVLAGLSAALPRVVDRERLVLANSLSPTAGTLAATAGGGLAFVVRLLLADSDAAVVLLGAALYLASAVASLTLAAGLLGPERGSSPLPLRRALATTARGLGAGLRHLAEREHAARALAAITVIRFCYGALTVTVLMLCRYAWADTESHGLALLGLAVGVSGAGFFAAAVLSPWAVARLGRFRWMTVCSAAAAVLVPALGLWFTPTPMLVAAFVLGLVTQGAKIATDTVVQTSVDDAFRGRVFSLYDVLFNVAFVGAAGAAALMLPPDGRSAAVVIGVAALYALVAMTLFRWSRAGEVV; encoded by the coding sequence ATGCCCGTCGTGCGCGACCTGCGCGTTCTCCTGCGCCTTCGGAACTTCCGCCGCCTGCTGGCCGTACGGGTGCTGTCCCAGTCGGCCGACGGCGTCTATCAGGTGGCGCTCGCGACACACGTGGTCTTCTCCCCGGAGAAACAGACATCGGCGGGCGCCATCGCCTCCGCCATGGCCGTGCTGCTGCTGCCCTACTCGCTCATCGGGCCGTTCGCCGGAGTACTCCTGGACCGCTGGCCCCGCCGCCAGGTCTTCCTCTACGGCAACCTGCTGCGCGCCGGACTCGCGTGCTGCACGGCGCTCCTGATCCTCGGCTCCGCACCGGACTGGCTCTTCTACGCCTCGGCCCTGTGCGTCACCGCCGTCAACCGCTTCGTCCTGGCCGGCCTCTCCGCCGCGCTGCCACGCGTCGTCGACCGGGAACGGCTGGTCCTTGCCAACTCCCTCTCCCCGACCGCGGGCACCCTCGCCGCGACGGCGGGCGGCGGCCTCGCCTTCGTCGTACGGCTGCTGCTGGCGGACTCCGACGCGGCGGTGGTGCTGCTGGGCGCGGCTCTTTACCTCGCCTCGGCGGTGGCGTCCCTGACCCTTGCCGCCGGACTCCTCGGACCGGAGCGGGGCAGCAGCCCGCTCCCGCTGCGCAGGGCTCTGGCCACGACCGCCCGCGGCCTGGGCGCCGGGCTGCGCCATCTGGCGGAACGCGAGCACGCCGCACGGGCGCTGGCCGCCATAACGGTGATCCGCTTCTGCTACGGGGCGCTGACGGTGACGGTCCTGATGCTGTGCCGGTACGCCTGGGCGGACACCGAGTCGCACGGACTGGCGCTGCTCGGGCTCGCGGTGGGGGTGTCGGGTGCGGGGTTCTTCGCCGCGGCGGTGCTGTCTCCCTGGGCCGTGGCACGGCTCGGCCGCTTCCGCTGGATGACGGTGTGCTCGGCGGCCGCAGCCGTCCTCGTGCCGGCGCTGGGACTGTGGTTCACCCCCACACCGATGCTCGTCGCCGCCTTCGTGCTCGGGCTCGTCACCCAGGGCGCGAAGATCGCGACGGACACGGTGGTGCAGACCTCGGTGGACGACGCCTTCCGCGGCCGGGTGTTCTCGCTCTACGACGTGCTGTTCAACGTGGCCTTCGTCGGCGCGGCCGGCGCCGCCGCCCTCATGCTGCCTCCTGACGGCAGGTCGGCCGCAGTCGTGATCGGAGTGGCCGCGCTCTACGCCCTGGTGGCCATGACCCTGTTCCGCTGGAGCCGAGCCGGTGAGGTCGTATAG